A window from Candidatus Binatus sp. encodes these proteins:
- a CDS encoding glycosyltransferase, producing MFYISALLLLYAYVLYPLMLIALSRSQPRRAGADDDCAGNTAAPSLSVIVAAYNEERCIAHKIENFLSCRYSGEAEMIVVSDGSSDRTAEIAESMASERVRVISQRERRGKGVAVNAGAKAARGELLVFTDANAMFSADALEKVARPLRDKSIGLVTGVSRYPGETIGSTYQRYEQMLKGLESRLGVVAGADGALYAIRRDLFKPLDPALINDFVHPIVASLAGAQSVMAGDAIAFEEFSAAGEFARQVRMVSQAALVYFRLLPELIAGRRWCSLLVLTSHKLLRWLTTPLLAIAVIATVPLAGRGGTFRVVLGMEILFALIAAIGMVASRRGAEGKATFAYQFVALNCAQAVGLWRCFSGEVPVVWKPRNL from the coding sequence TTGTTTTACATTTCAGCATTGCTGCTGCTCTACGCGTACGTGCTGTATCCGCTGATGCTGATCGCACTGTCGCGGTCGCAGCCGCGTCGCGCCGGCGCCGATGACGACTGTGCCGGAAATACGGCGGCGCCATCGCTGTCGGTAATCGTCGCGGCGTACAACGAGGAGCGTTGCATCGCGCACAAGATCGAAAATTTTCTCTCCTGCCGGTACTCGGGCGAGGCCGAGATGATCGTGGTGTCGGACGGATCGAGCGACCGCACCGCGGAGATAGCCGAATCGATGGCGTCGGAGCGGGTGCGCGTAATTAGCCAGCGCGAGCGCCGCGGCAAGGGAGTCGCGGTGAACGCGGGCGCGAAGGCCGCGCGCGGCGAGCTGCTGGTGTTCACCGATGCGAACGCGATGTTTTCCGCCGACGCGCTGGAGAAGGTGGCGCGTCCGCTGCGCGACAAATCGATCGGATTGGTGACGGGAGTGTCGCGTTACCCGGGCGAGACGATTGGGTCGACGTATCAGCGCTACGAGCAGATGCTCAAAGGGCTGGAGTCGCGGCTGGGCGTGGTGGCGGGCGCTGACGGAGCGCTCTACGCGATCCGCCGCGATCTGTTCAAGCCGCTGGACCCGGCGCTGATCAATGACTTCGTGCATCCCATTGTCGCCTCGCTGGCGGGTGCGCAATCGGTTATGGCGGGCGACGCGATCGCATTTGAGGAATTCTCGGCGGCGGGCGAATTCGCGCGGCAGGTTCGGATGGTCTCGCAGGCCGCGCTGGTGTATTTCCGGTTGCTGCCCGAGCTCATCGCAGGGCGGCGCTGGTGCTCGCTTCTGGTCCTGACCTCACATAAACTTTTGCGCTGGTTGACCACTCCGCTGCTGGCAATCGCGGTAATCGCGACCGTGCCGCTGGCTGGGCGTGGGGGAACCTTCCGAGTCGTGCTGGGCATGGAGATATTGTTCGCGCTGATCGCGGCAATCGGTATGGTCGCGAGCCGGCGCGGCGCCGAAGGCAAGGCGACCTTCGCTTACCAGTTTGTGGCGCTGAACTGTGCGCAGGCGGTCGGGCTGTGGCGATGTTTTTCCGGGGAAGTTCCGGTGGTCTGGAAACCGAGAAACCTTTAA
- a CDS encoding class I SAM-dependent methyltransferase, protein MAAPRFGIEKAAGEPSRIRRQAYRFIGEIHIPGRIRLNHVFREIKALGLPESGVRMLDAGTGRGDIALHCARLHPDWRVHGIDLIDERVDRCRTAAENLALGNVSFSRDNLLNLSAIAQYDLITNTDVLEHIEDDRGAMANLARALAPGGYLLLTFPSVPQRRHLRLVAWRERRIGFKPEDIGHVRPGYSPEMINALAREAGLVPVKTVWTYGPFGNLAHDLFFVLGDSKPNPIVFAASLPFLLALSFLENHTPTRHGSGLLAIVRKPVKQ, encoded by the coding sequence TTGGCGGCGCCTCGATTTGGTATCGAGAAGGCTGCGGGCGAGCCCTCGCGCATCCGCCGCCAGGCATATCGCTTCATCGGCGAGATCCACATTCCAGGACGAATTCGACTTAACCACGTGTTCCGCGAGATTAAGGCGCTGGGTTTGCCGGAGAGCGGCGTGCGCATGCTCGATGCCGGCACCGGCCGCGGTGACATCGCGCTGCACTGCGCGCGGCTCCATCCGGATTGGCGAGTGCATGGAATCGATCTGATCGATGAGCGCGTCGATCGATGCCGCACGGCCGCGGAAAACCTGGCGCTCGGCAACGTCAGCTTCAGCCGCGACAATCTGCTCAATCTATCGGCGATAGCGCAATATGACCTGATCACCAACACCGACGTGCTCGAGCATATCGAGGACGATCGGGGCGCGATGGCCAACCTCGCGCGGGCGTTGGCGCCCGGCGGCTATCTGCTGTTGACGTTTCCGTCGGTGCCGCAGCGCCGTCATCTGCGGCTGGTCGCGTGGCGCGAGCGCCGAATCGGATTCAAGCCCGAAGACATCGGTCACGTGCGGCCGGGCTACTCGCCCGAGATGATAAACGCGCTGGCGCGCGAGGCGGGGCTCGTGCCGGTCAAGACCGTGTGGACATACGGGCCGTTCGGCAATCTCGCGCACGACCTGTTTTTCGTACTCGGAGACAGTAAGCCGAATCCAATCGTGTTCGCCGCCTCGCTGCCGTTTCTGCTCGCGTTGAGCTTTCTTGAAAATCACACTCCGACCCGGCACGGCTCCGGGCTGCTCGCGATTGTGAGGAAACCGGTGAAGCAATGA
- a CDS encoding exopolysaccharide transport family protein, translating into MELAMSNQTFISIGPYWDIIHRHRASFFSIIAAGLVLTMLVLVLVPKQYTSSVLLEVWHSDVQPALIGAEPQNSSPFNHIETRLEALSEETIARGHLEELISKHGLYVRGGKPAPGAIGEMAGEITITLPDSVLQSKTPSRWQRLLPPDAVEISFQYPDPAKAQAVANDLGDIMIEEYRKELTHHNAETIKLISSEVNDTRGKLADSQRQIKILKEKYRGSLPQDLGGNVRELETLQLQVGRSAQSASKTEALDAAASSPAPKANTPDAALAALETKLVALRAQYSDEYPAVIETKSQIAILEKEVPKSGNQQAATAPPPDPAAGLIQQQIADYQRRIAETPAHEEAIAAVNRDYGILQSRYGDLSGLLFQARVDQEVLERGQGERLKVLQSASLPARPSYPNSLLLIGGGVAATLFIALAIPFGLFYADTSFKDSDDISAEFADIKAIAISRVPEVEHRHLNGQVKPAEALLALPGNGATADSSASAPEQFANGTEATAAGESANHNGANGNLHALTGRAARFAQRFPAPPLVAAGAEMVTSAADEFQLLAFKLRAWAAQHDDAKIFVVASAVGGEGKSFIALNLAAALAVSGSGTLLIDGDIRAPFQHYSFPVPKVDGLLGYLQGTTELASTVLPTPVPGLSLLPSGGTSNRAPEYLASTKMDQLIGTVKASGAYQYVIIDTPPALLVPDAQILARNGDGTIIVTAADSTSRAATTKTFLMFDPEDLFAVVLNRFKPSYSTLRSERYGRYGRYGRYGKYSKYSKYADPELSE; encoded by the coding sequence ATGGAGCTGGCAATGAGTAATCAGACCTTCATCAGCATTGGACCTTATTGGGATATCATTCACCGCCATCGGGCGAGCTTCTTTTCGATCATCGCGGCGGGTCTGGTGCTCACGATGCTGGTGCTGGTTCTTGTTCCCAAGCAATACACTTCATCAGTGCTGCTGGAGGTCTGGCATTCCGATGTTCAGCCCGCATTGATCGGGGCCGAACCCCAAAACAGCTCCCCCTTCAATCATATTGAAACGCGTTTGGAGGCGCTCAGCGAGGAGACCATTGCACGCGGTCACCTTGAGGAATTGATATCGAAGCATGGACTGTATGTTCGCGGCGGCAAGCCGGCGCCCGGCGCGATAGGAGAAATGGCTGGCGAGATAACAATTACGCTTCCGGATTCAGTTTTGCAGTCAAAGACGCCGAGTCGTTGGCAGAGGTTGCTTCCTCCGGACGCTGTCGAGATTTCGTTTCAGTACCCCGATCCGGCCAAAGCGCAGGCGGTGGCGAACGATTTGGGCGACATAATGATCGAGGAATACCGCAAGGAACTCACGCACCACAATGCAGAGACCATCAAACTGATTTCGAGCGAAGTGAATGATACCCGAGGCAAACTCGCCGATAGCCAGCGCCAGATCAAAATCCTGAAGGAGAAATATCGCGGGAGTCTGCCGCAAGACCTCGGTGGCAACGTCAGGGAATTGGAGACGCTTCAATTGCAAGTCGGACGGTCCGCGCAGAGCGCCAGCAAGACCGAGGCGTTAGATGCAGCCGCCTCCTCTCCGGCGCCAAAGGCCAACACGCCCGATGCGGCGCTGGCAGCGCTTGAGACGAAGCTGGTTGCGCTCAGGGCCCAGTATAGCGACGAGTATCCGGCGGTTATCGAGACCAAGTCGCAGATCGCGATTTTGGAGAAAGAGGTCCCGAAATCCGGCAATCAGCAGGCGGCCACCGCGCCGCCACCCGATCCGGCGGCCGGTCTGATCCAGCAGCAAATTGCCGACTACCAGCGCAGAATCGCCGAGACCCCGGCACATGAGGAAGCGATTGCGGCGGTGAACCGCGACTACGGAATCCTGCAGAGCCGCTATGGCGATCTGAGTGGTCTGTTGTTTCAAGCTCGGGTCGATCAGGAAGTGTTGGAACGCGGGCAGGGAGAGCGCTTGAAGGTGCTGCAGTCGGCCTCGCTGCCCGCCCGCCCGTCATACCCAAATTCGCTTTTGCTGATAGGCGGGGGAGTTGCTGCGACGCTGTTCATCGCGCTGGCGATCCCCTTTGGGCTGTTCTACGCGGATACTTCATTCAAGGATTCCGACGACATCAGCGCCGAGTTTGCCGATATCAAGGCAATTGCCATCTCGCGAGTGCCGGAGGTCGAGCACCGTCATCTCAATGGCCAGGTGAAACCGGCGGAGGCTCTGCTGGCACTGCCGGGAAATGGCGCCACGGCCGACTCCAGCGCATCCGCACCTGAGCAATTCGCCAACGGCACTGAAGCTACGGCCGCTGGCGAATCGGCAAATCACAATGGCGCCAATGGAAATTTGCATGCGCTCACGGGCCGCGCCGCAAGGTTTGCCCAGCGCTTTCCGGCGCCGCCCTTGGTGGCGGCTGGAGCGGAGATGGTCACCAGCGCAGCTGACGAGTTTCAACTGCTCGCTTTCAAGCTGAGAGCATGGGCGGCGCAACACGATGACGCCAAGATATTTGTCGTTGCAAGCGCTGTGGGTGGCGAGGGAAAGAGTTTTATCGCGTTGAACCTGGCAGCCGCGCTGGCAGTATCGGGTAGCGGCACTCTCTTGATCGACGGCGATATCCGCGCGCCATTTCAGCACTATTCCTTTCCGGTGCCGAAAGTGGACGGACTGCTCGGATATCTGCAGGGAACCACGGAATTAGCTTCCACCGTACTGCCGACGCCCGTGCCAGGCCTCAGCCTGCTACCCTCGGGAGGAACCAGCAACCGCGCGCCGGAATACCTCGCTTCCACCAAAATGGACCAGTTGATCGGCACCGTGAAGGCCAGCGGCGCTTACCAATACGTAATAATTGATACCCCGCCGGCATTGCTGGTTCCGGATGCCCAGATTCTGGCGAGGAACGGAGATGGCACAATCATCGTGACCGCCGCCGACAGCACCTCGCGCGCTGCGACCACCAAGACTTTTCTCATGTTCGATCCCGAGGATCTGTTTGCCGTGGTGCTGAACCGCTTCAAGCCTTCGTATTCGACCCTGCGCAGCGAGCGTTATGGCCGCTACGGACGCTACGGGCGCTATGGGAAATACTCGAAGTACTCGAAGTACGCGGACCCTGAATTGAGCGAATGA
- a CDS encoding alkaline phosphatase family protein, protein MKASIFVLIDALGWEWIKDHPFLKEVAPYRRPLDSVLGFSTAAIPSILTGRFPDEHGRLSLFHRANGHSPFGKLSPICAMPPWMVENRYARFAVKTIARRINHLSGYFQLYGIPLKYLPKLDVCEKRNIYEPGGIADSTSIFDLLEGNGTSYKTYCYHDGPDDQLLASIEADLRAGGAKFYFLYLAELDYFLHLHADDRAAAAQMLEKYSTALARLHKIALETYGAADIHVFGDHGMAPTVATIDIQAALAALPISAAEYLCLLDSTMARFWFFSARARESVTKALKEADGGRWLDSDDLIKLRSWFPDGKYGEQIFLTEAGTVIAPSHMGARAPAGMHGFHPSAPHSRSAFVSSVDYGDSINQITDLFGVMKAHV, encoded by the coding sequence ATGAAGGCAAGCATCTTCGTATTGATCGATGCGCTGGGCTGGGAATGGATCAAAGACCATCCGTTCCTGAAGGAAGTTGCGCCCTATCGCCGTCCGCTTGATTCCGTGCTTGGTTTCAGCACCGCCGCGATTCCGTCGATTTTGACCGGACGATTTCCCGATGAGCACGGGCGGCTCTCGTTGTTCCATCGCGCCAACGGACATTCGCCGTTTGGGAAGTTGAGCCCGATATGCGCGATGCCGCCGTGGATGGTCGAGAACCGTTACGCGCGCTTCGCGGTCAAGACGATTGCGCGGCGCATCAATCATCTGAGCGGATATTTTCAGCTCTACGGCATACCGTTGAAATATCTGCCGAAGCTCGACGTCTGCGAGAAGCGCAACATCTACGAGCCGGGCGGGATTGCGGATTCGACTTCGATTTTCGACCTGCTGGAGGGCAACGGCACATCCTACAAGACCTACTGCTATCACGACGGACCGGACGATCAGCTGCTCGCGTCGATCGAAGCGGATCTGCGTGCGGGCGGGGCGAAATTTTATTTTCTCTACCTCGCGGAGCTCGATTATTTTCTGCATTTGCACGCCGACGATCGCGCCGCCGCGGCACAGATGCTGGAAAAATATTCAACTGCGCTCGCGCGCCTGCACAAGATCGCACTCGAGACCTACGGTGCGGCCGACATTCATGTCTTCGGCGATCATGGCATGGCGCCGACTGTGGCGACGATCGATATCCAGGCCGCGCTGGCGGCGCTTCCGATTAGCGCGGCCGAATACCTGTGCCTGCTGGATTCGACGATGGCGCGCTTCTGGTTCTTCTCCGCTCGCGCCCGCGAATCGGTGACCAAAGCTCTAAAGGAGGCCGATGGCGGAAGATGGCTCGACTCCGACGACCTCATCAAGCTCCGTTCATGGTTTCCAGATGGGAAGTACGGCGAACAGATTTTTCTGACCGAAGCGGGAACGGTAATCGCGCCGAGTCACATGGGTGCGCGGGCTCCGGCCGGGATGCACGGCTTTCATCCGTCGGCGCCGCACTCGCGGTCGGCGTTCGTGTCGAGCGTCGATTATGGCGACAGCATCAATCAGATCACCGACCTATTCGGCGTGATGAAGGCGCATGTATGA
- a CDS encoding polysaccharide biosynthesis/export family protein, giving the protein MKIGTIEFVSEITRAGAALSVTILLAVTISMSMAACSLFNSTPVREKVVPHAAAKAAEPYVIGSDDELEVIVWTQPQLSGKVIVASDGTIAMPLIGRVPAAGLTPDTLKADLEKRYARYVHGANVTVRVSDPASHVFYVLGQVTKPGVYKLHSGEVLSQALAEAGGLGEFADAGKIRILRRKENETVVLTVNYNVVRSGGDLSADVPVEPGDTVSVP; this is encoded by the coding sequence ATGAAAATTGGCACGATTGAGTTCGTTTCCGAGATTACGCGTGCGGGTGCAGCTCTGAGCGTAACAATTTTGCTCGCGGTCACAATTTCAATGTCGATGGCTGCATGCAGCTTGTTCAATTCTACGCCGGTGCGGGAAAAAGTAGTGCCGCACGCGGCTGCGAAGGCCGCCGAGCCCTACGTGATCGGCAGCGATGACGAACTCGAAGTAATTGTCTGGACCCAGCCGCAACTCAGCGGTAAGGTAATCGTCGCGTCAGACGGAACGATCGCGATGCCGCTGATAGGGAGGGTGCCCGCGGCCGGGCTTACGCCGGACACGCTCAAAGCGGACCTTGAGAAGCGCTATGCTCGCTATGTTCATGGGGCGAATGTTACCGTGCGCGTGAGCGATCCGGCCAGCCACGTGTTTTACGTACTGGGCCAGGTGACCAAGCCGGGCGTGTACAAGCTTCACTCCGGCGAGGTGCTTTCGCAGGCGCTGGCAGAGGCAGGTGGTCTGGGCGAATTCGCGGATGCGGGAAAGATCCGGATTCTGCGCCGTAAGGAAAACGAGACGGTCGTGCTCACGGTCAACTACAACGTGGTGCGATCTGGTGGGGACTTATCAGCAGATGTTCCGGTAGAACCCGGAGACACGGTGTCGGTGCCATGA
- a CDS encoding glycosyltransferase family 2 protein gives MSRAVTISILTYKRHQHLRRALASALRYADQVAEIVVIDNAAEPELKSLLAAEYPNVRYIAAPSNAGCEGRNIGLRAAGTPIVITLDDDVELSSPNCIAEVEAAFSRDPQLACLNFTVTGVDGRVLERDWCHPRPISHAVREFETHFILEGASALSREKVLSVGGYPAEFFLGHEGLDLGYRLIGAGYRVVHTPRVLTTHHAAIEHRPDWRVYYYYTRNGIWVAHRSFPPMMAVSRVLAHLAMMGFFSLRAGQVRAYLRGGVDGVRGLSRMGRRNLDADSLKHVREIRSERVPLFGRIQRHLREKIL, from the coding sequence ATGAGTCGCGCGGTCACCATCTCGATTCTCACCTACAAGCGCCATCAACATCTCAGGCGCGCGCTGGCGTCGGCGCTTCGGTACGCGGACCAGGTGGCCGAAATCGTCGTGATCGACAACGCCGCTGAACCGGAACTGAAGAGCCTGCTGGCGGCCGAATATCCAAATGTGCGCTACATCGCTGCGCCGTCCAACGCCGGATGCGAGGGCCGAAACATCGGGCTGCGCGCAGCCGGTACTCCAATCGTAATTACCCTCGATGACGACGTCGAATTGTCCAGTCCCAATTGCATCGCGGAAGTGGAAGCCGCATTTTCGCGCGACCCGCAGCTCGCATGCCTGAACTTCACGGTTACCGGCGTTGACGGCAGGGTTCTGGAGCGCGATTGGTGCCATCCTCGCCCAATCTCGCACGCAGTGAGAGAGTTTGAAACTCACTTTATTCTGGAGGGAGCAAGCGCGCTCAGCCGCGAAAAGGTTTTGTCAGTGGGCGGCTACCCGGCCGAATTTTTCCTCGGCCATGAGGGCCTGGACCTCGGCTATCGACTAATCGGCGCCGGCTACCGCGTCGTGCATACACCCCGCGTTTTGACAACGCATCACGCCGCGATCGAGCATCGTCCTGATTGGCGCGTCTATTACTACTACACTCGAAATGGAATTTGGGTTGCGCATAGATCATTCCCGCCGATGATGGCCGTTTCACGGGTGCTCGCCCATCTGGCCATGATGGGATTTTTTTCGTTGCGCGCGGGACAGGTTCGCGCCTATCTCCGGGGGGGCGTGGACGGGGTGCGCGGGTTGTCGCGAATGGGCCGCCGTAATCTCGATGCTGACTCACTGAAGCATGTGCGCGAGATCCGGTCCGAACGGGTGCCATTATTTGGAAGAATCCAGCGACACCTCCGCGAGAAAATTCTGTAA
- a CDS encoding Crp/Fnr family transcriptional regulator → MAIGAVCEEGYARLRGNFGRWRVPSAIIDDLVDYRNTVSYPRGAMVFLEGSPGDLFGCVLAGYVKVYCNTANGARVLARLSGPGDIIGYADSEDCKGRRSKIFETQALTKCSIALFTRERAVRLLHSLDPDQAIELYQTLNSFWSSTLHWWISFLGLPFQQRLEVVLGDLGRRVGVLDNRGTLIIPELSQADLAEMIASSRPLVSRLLNEMEQRGLVLRRGKQYILLKGGDSQEHRFARIQRPLGDEPRFAEAVAQQHNGRLSVVAERSRSARDKTTAKGAAWK, encoded by the coding sequence ATGGCAATCGGCGCAGTATGCGAGGAAGGCTATGCCCGGCTGCGGGGAAATTTCGGCCGCTGGCGCGTGCCGAGCGCCATTATCGACGATCTGGTCGATTATCGAAACACGGTCAGTTACCCGCGCGGCGCAATGGTGTTTCTGGAAGGATCGCCGGGCGATCTGTTCGGCTGCGTGCTGGCGGGCTACGTAAAGGTGTACTGCAACACGGCTAATGGCGCGCGGGTGCTGGCGCGGCTGTCGGGTCCGGGCGACATAATTGGCTATGCCGATAGCGAGGACTGCAAGGGACGGCGGTCGAAGATATTTGAGACGCAGGCGCTGACCAAGTGCTCAATTGCGCTCTTCACGCGAGAGCGGGCGGTACGGCTGCTTCACTCACTTGATCCCGATCAGGCTATCGAGCTCTACCAGACGTTAAATTCGTTCTGGTCGTCAACTCTGCATTGGTGGATAAGTTTTCTTGGCTTGCCGTTCCAGCAGCGCCTCGAAGTCGTGCTGGGTGATCTCGGCCGACGGGTCGGTGTGCTTGACAACCGCGGCACGCTGATAATTCCCGAGCTTTCGCAAGCGGATCTGGCAGAAATGATCGCGAGCTCGCGACCGCTGGTAAGCCGGCTCTTGAACGAAATGGAGCAGCGCGGTCTGGTCCTGCGGCGTGGTAAACAGTATATTCTGCTGAAGGGTGGGGATTCCCAAGAACACAGATTTGCCCGGATCCAAAGACCACTGGGCGATGAGCCACGCTTTGCGGAGGCAGTCGCGCAGCAGCACAATGGCCGGCTTTCGGTCGTCGCCGAGCGGTCCAGGAGTGCGAGGGATAAGACGACGGCGAAAGGCGCGGCTTGGAAGTAA
- a CDS encoding O-antigen ligase family protein, which translates to MQMTIRVIVLVETFASTWLYKQYYIYHWPRPLGPSADPNYEALSLVMAVPLAIWLIRYEQRDLWKWVGRICSPILAFAVFVSQSRGGLLALIVMAALAWLNSQHKMRLAVESALALALMFAIGPGQMIKRLQQIQIKGQAATGAEVSTRARIELARAGLRMMEHHPVFGVGLGQFQSFEFHDNPLLIGLEGHPHVAHDTYVQLGAEGGIPTLALYLAILMVTLATCRSVQKAPGMPDHMAALALSFQIGLIGIMVAEIFLSAQYLKEVWVFISLTPSLYAISFHTAAMSRKTASAQTGPATPIALRPRLRTG; encoded by the coding sequence ATGCAAATGACTATTCGCGTGATCGTGCTGGTCGAAACATTCGCGAGCACGTGGTTGTACAAGCAGTACTACATTTATCATTGGCCGCGGCCGCTTGGTCCGTCGGCGGATCCTAATTATGAGGCGCTCTCGTTGGTCATGGCGGTACCGCTCGCAATCTGGCTGATCCGCTACGAACAACGCGATTTGTGGAAATGGGTCGGGCGGATTTGCAGCCCGATTCTCGCATTCGCGGTTTTCGTTTCGCAGTCGCGAGGGGGGTTGCTTGCGCTAATCGTGATGGCCGCGCTGGCGTGGCTGAATTCCCAGCATAAAATGCGATTGGCGGTTGAATCCGCACTCGCGCTTGCCCTCATGTTCGCGATTGGTCCCGGCCAAATGATCAAGCGGCTCCAGCAGATTCAAATTAAGGGACAGGCAGCGACTGGCGCTGAAGTCTCGACGCGAGCCCGTATCGAGTTGGCGCGAGCCGGGCTCCGCATGATGGAGCATCATCCGGTCTTCGGCGTAGGGCTGGGCCAATTCCAGTCTTTCGAATTTCACGACAACCCGTTGCTGATCGGCCTTGAGGGACACCCGCACGTCGCACACGACACCTACGTACAGTTGGGTGCCGAGGGAGGGATTCCTACGCTGGCGCTCTATTTGGCTATTCTGATGGTGACCCTGGCTACTTGCCGGAGTGTTCAGAAGGCGCCGGGCATGCCCGATCATATGGCGGCTCTCGCACTGTCATTTCAGATCGGATTGATCGGCATTATGGTGGCGGAGATTTTTCTCAGCGCGCAATACCTAAAGGAAGTCTGGGTATTTATCTCGCTCACGCCCAGTTTGTACGCGATTTCCTTTCACACCGCCGCAATGAGCAGGAAAACCGCATCCGCTCAGACCGGGCCTGCGACGCCAATAGCCCTGAGGCCGCGCCTGCGCACCGGATGA
- a CDS encoding GNAT family N-acetyltransferase: MSVVVCSENRRADWDELIAQCADATSGHLWQWREVVGSAYGFDSFYLLAQDGRGRPIAAAPFIFVRSFLYGSELASMPYIDYGGVCHADWLDSAERDAAQAELIAHARELAVKLRAKRLHIRSLRRLEAPFEVSTEKVAQHLALASTVDEQSRRLPSERRNRLKRVEKLKLNVDVGDPTDPAALADLCAVYSENMRDLGSPTHGRRFFSQLVSGLRDRLSLIRVRSNGRVVAAGLAMNFRGWMTLPWTGATAEARPVYATNALYWAGIRLGIESGCHTFDFGRSTFGSGIFEFKRQWGPTPVQPYWSTLYLSPRAASPRHRKSLQTISRLWRYMPLGVARTVGPGLRRGISN; encoded by the coding sequence TTGAGCGTTGTAGTTTGCAGCGAGAATCGGCGCGCGGATTGGGATGAACTGATCGCGCAGTGCGCTGACGCAACCTCCGGCCATCTTTGGCAATGGCGCGAGGTGGTCGGTTCGGCGTACGGATTCGATTCCTTTTACCTGCTCGCTCAGGACGGGCGCGGTCGCCCGATCGCCGCGGCGCCATTTATTTTCGTGCGCAGCTTTCTTTACGGCAGTGAACTCGCATCGATGCCTTATATCGACTATGGCGGAGTGTGCCACGCCGACTGGCTGGATTCAGCCGAGCGCGACGCGGCGCAGGCGGAACTGATTGCGCATGCCCGCGAGCTGGCGGTAAAGCTGCGCGCCAAGCGACTGCACATCCGCAGCTTGCGCCGGCTGGAGGCGCCATTTGAAGTCAGCACGGAGAAGGTGGCGCAGCATCTGGCGCTCGCCTCGACGGTCGATGAGCAGTCGCGCCGGCTGCCCTCGGAGCGCCGCAATCGGCTCAAGCGGGTCGAGAAGCTTAAGCTCAACGTGGACGTGGGTGACCCGACCGATCCGGCGGCGCTGGCTGATCTGTGCGCGGTTTATTCGGAGAACATGCGCGATCTCGGATCGCCGACGCACGGCCGCCGGTTCTTCAGCCAGCTCGTAAGCGGCCTGCGTGATCGGCTTTCGCTGATTCGCGTTCGCAGCAATGGCCGCGTGGTCGCGGCCGGGCTGGCAATGAATTTCCGCGGCTGGATGACGCTGCCGTGGACGGGCGCCACAGCCGAGGCGCGTCCGGTGTACGCCACCAACGCCCTGTACTGGGCGGGGATACGGCTTGGCATCGAGTCCGGTTGCCACACCTTCGATTTCGGGCGGTCGACCTTCGGCTCAGGCATCTTCGAATTCAAGCGCCAATGGGGGCCGACTCCGGTGCAGCCATATTGGAGCACGCTGTACCTTTCGCCGCGGGCTGCGTCGCCGCGCCATCGCAAGAGCCTGCAGACGATCAGCCGTCTGTGGCGCTACATGCCGCTGGGAGTAGCCCGCACGGTGGGACCGGGGCTGCGACGGGGGATCTCAAATTGA